The DNA sequence ATTCAGGGTCTCAGGACAACTTCTGAGAGCCTCACTATGCACCCAGATTACCATCTGTTTAATGACCAAAAGGGAGTTGGACATTCCCTTAAAGTACTTGTGCCATTTGCTTCAGACTAGGTGCCTTAGATCATTTAAACAGGGTCTCATGTGCCTCGATCTACCTGTGGGGTTGTGACAGCAGACTCCCACAAAGGGTTCCACTCCTGTCAGTGGTAAACTGCTATAAATGTTTAGGCTAAAAATCCCTGGAAATTAGACCAAAAACTGGACAATTTTGCATGTCAATACTTAGGTTCAATTTCAAGTTAATGTCAATGCAGGAAGTCGGGTGTAAATTATAGAGGTTATAAATTTAACATGCCCATATATGAGCATGTAGTGTGCTCAGCTTTCATGCAATTAACAATAACCTTTGAGTTACTGTAACCATGATCTTTCCCTAATCACAATACAAGGGGCACAGCTGCAGCTTGACATGTATACATTTATTcctattaattattattataattaattattataatttggGTCTTCACAACTGATCTGTAACCCTGACTACTACTATCAGCCTTGATAATAAACTGAAAGGCAATGCACTGGAAAATACATTAGAGTAGCACTGATTTCATAGTTCCCCCTTAATTTACCACACTGAGGTGGATGAAGCTGTCTGCAATTCTGACAGTTATGAACAGTATAACTTTATGTATCTGACCAAAAAAACTTTCAATAATCTGTAACACCAGGTGTTTCAACACCAGCAGCGTGTTTTATCAGGGCTTGACGTTTTTAATATGATTTTGAAAGTGGTgacatcatttgtcattttttaccTGATTTCTTTTGAAGAAAATTACATTGTACATGCTCACAGACATTGTGAGAATATCATACGTACAAATTTGACTACATTGTAATTCAGAAATTAGTGGAGTTCCAATTAACATCGGTCCTGTACTTACCTTAAATGCAATGATTGTTCAAAAGCATACAGTATAATGATTATAGTACAGAGTGGCTCATTAGAGCCAtgcaaagcttttttttgtacagaaatgaaaggaaaatgagTTTGGTTTACAGTGCAAAAGGAGTTCAACACAATTATACAACCTCAGTCAGAGCACTGAGCTTAAACCAAATAAAAATTACCTTATTATGACAGAATTCAACCAAACTTCTTCTGTTTATACACCGAATGAACTTTAAAGTTCATGTAAAAACTGTTTCAGTTATCTACTTGTTTTGCACTGGGcttccttttctcttgtttttttgacttTATAAGCAAACAAAAGTTGTGTTCCATTCACATGCAAGAAGTGAGATAAAAGAAGATTAAGAAACAAAAGATAGACCAAAGGAAAGATCGTTGCCCTTAATGTTGGAGTCACCAAAGACTTTTTGGCAAGTTTGGGCAAATACCATACAGTACCATACCtttactgtctttgttttcatattatttatcTATATCTATTTTGTATGGATGAGTACAGCAAAAGTGATAGGATCTTTAATAAAGTATACCtctgatttatatatatatatatttatatattatatattaaattgTATTTACATTGAAAAGACATCCAGTACTTCTCATTCCAAAACAGGATTTATACAAACCGACTGAATGATCCTCTATTTCCATCGCTGTACAAGACCTAGGTAGTTTTTTCTAACATATCAGGAGCAATGGTGAAGCCACACAGGCCTGCCACTGCCATCCTAGTGGACATAGTAAAGCCAGTAGACCAGGTTGAAGAAGGTGAATGCGATTGGGAAAACGACACGGGACCACTTGTCTATGGCGTTGACATCCGTGAGGTCGGGGATCTTGACTTTGAGCTGAGAGGCCCTCCTCCGCAAGCGGCCCTTCTTGTGCCCCATTGGCCGGTCGATGGCCGGTCGTCCGTACAGGTCCCGGCTGGTCATGGGCTTGCGGTATTGTATGCTAGCGCTATCATAGGAGAACATGGTAGCGCGAGGGTCATTGAGAGCACCCATCATGTCGGCTCCACCCATCTCACTGGTTAGGTTGGTTAGGAGAATGTTGCCATGCGCATCAACCTGCGGAAGGAGGTCATCAGATGttattcatttatcaaaattaaatggcaaaagtgacaaatgacaaaacTCCAGGTATCACAATGCTTGAAAAATAAGTGTGTGTCCAATCATCTAGAGGCAATCCAACCCGAATCTATTCATTGGCTAAGACTGGAGTCCCTGGGAACCTTAAGTATGTGAGCAAGAGCAATCGAAGCAAAATGTCAACGGACAATTCTGGTGAATAAacctgtatttacatgtttgggtttgtaaatgattcatatttacTAAAAGTTTAAGGACCTTTCCAGATGATCACCTCTGATGgcagctgctgcacagctgcgactcagcagcagtgactgCAACATaatgtttttgccactgacaggctgaagtTGTAATtccaagtgtctgacaacattacattaCTGATTCATAAAAGATAAACCTTTGTGTTGAATaatgaaattgttttgaaaCCAGAACTCTGGAATCTCATGAGAGGTGACTTGCTGCAGGAAGACACTGGTGGAAAGGAGTTTGTTTGGgttgtttccttgttttttatgttacaACCCCACTTGTCTTATTCTCATCTTGGAGCCAAGGTAATGTATGAACTACAGGCATTTGTGCAAGTTTAGGCTGGTTTAGGTTCACGTGAGTAAACCAGAAGAAGTTTCGTGCCTTCATCCAGAGCATTTCATAATGATGGTTTGATTTGTACACTTACAAGTGTCTGATTACAGAAAATTCTCACTTATGGTCAGTCATCTGAAATTACCACAACAGCTTGGTGTCAGAAGTGGGATTCACTTGACATGAGACGACTGGATTCAGCACTAGAACGATTATGAGACAGTTAAGTGAactaaaagaggaagaagggtaAAGAGATGTTAGATCAAGCTAAATATAATGCAGTGTCGTATAAGACAGTGTGCACCCTTAAGGGGAGTTTGGAAGACACACTGTGAATGGCTAGCAGAAGCAAAACAGACCAGTGCTCCCGTGGGAGCAGGCGATGCTTTGAATGACAGCCAGATACTACAAGAGATTCAGGACAGCGTCAGTAGCATACGACAATGTTGGCCGATGCtccagagagacggaggagagcaGGTGGTGGTTCTTCACGCTCCTGACAGTTTGCCGCAGCAGCCATTGGTGGAGGTCGCAGGTAAATATGGAGGAAGCATGGAGTCTTCCACAAGTGACTGAGGTGGGGCAGAGGAGTATGGAGCTCAACTTCGAGGATTAATTGGACAATTCAAGCCAACCACAACTTTTGCTGGGGTCCCAAATGTGCTTGAAATCGAGTCTTGTTGAAGCTGAATCGGCTGTCGGTTACAATAATTATAACTGAGTCAAGGCACTCCCCTCAGAGCTGTGATTGAGGCTCTGATTGCCATGATGAACACCAAATTTAAGCGCAGAATGGATTTGGGGAAAACATTGATGCTTTTAAACACTTGTCTGATGAGTCAGTAGTAATTATCTGACTCGGATGACTAAAGTCTATGAAGAAATAGCGGTATATTGCGATCACAGCCTGATGATAACAATGCGATTCCTATAAGCCCATGTGACACACCCGAGAGACAGATTTATTCAGTGGCTGCTGATATGCTAGAGCATGTCAAAGAACACTGTATGTGGAGAAACATGCTGAAAAGACAATGAAGGACAAGcaggaaaatggagaaaaaaaagaagaaagaagatgtTAAAACCAGGCTTCTGCTGGCTAAACTCCAAATTTATGAGAGATGGCAACGTAGAGGCAAAAGACATGGCAGAGgacaaggaagaggagggtgatggggaggggggcagaGGATACAGTGATGGTTGCTTTAAATGTGGAGCATTTAGTCACTGGGCCAGAGACGGTCCACAACAAAAGACGGGAAAAGTGAGTGATCCCGTCAACTCATTAATTCATGAGAACATCAGTGCTCTAACTGATGCAAAAACATTTAGcaaccagcaacaacagcaaaaaaaaaaagagtccttATGTTGTGTTATAACTTGATGCATACAAAGTGATGCCCAAGCAAACGTCGCAAGTCAACCTATCAACTTTTGGTGGATTCTGGGGCAACAAAATCAGTaatagggggaaaaaaggaatcGGTTCCAGAACCAAACATGAGTGGGAGGTTTATGAGAGCAATTGGAGCAACTGGGATACAAAATGATGCAGTTAATTTAAAAGTCTGTGATGATATACGCAATACCTTTAAGCGTTACTTTATTGTCTCATCCTGTTTTCCAGTAAGATGTATTGGATTATCACAACCCTATGTGTGCTTTGGGACTCACTTTGTGCTGCCAGTAATGCAGGAATAGAAATTGTGAGACATATGCGAGATATACCACAGTTAGTGCAGTACAGGTCAGGTCAGGTTGGTGTAGGTTTATGAGTGGAGGTTCACATGCACAGGGCCAGGTTCTATTAACAGATCTTTGTTGCAACAGGCTCAAGCCTATGCACAGCCACAGCAGGCTGACTCACAGACAGAGACCCCGATGACAGAGTCTGCACTTCACTGTACATATGTCTCATCAGGGCCAGATGCTTAAAATGAGTTATTGTGGTTTAAAGAGAGCCAAGAAAGTGATGTTCTGTGGACAGTGCTGGGGAGTAACGGAATACATATACCGGCATTAACAGTGACTGTATTCCATTACAGTTacaatttaaatatttagtaCTCAGAATACAGTTACTTTGTTGAAATCAATGGATTACATGACGGCACTTCTCTGTTTCACAAGTTTATTCACTCTCACCCAGTGGGTGACCCGCACcatttggatggatggattttcaAGGTGTCACatgcaaaaagaacaaaacaaaagaaacaaaaaaacattattagtgacacatctacaaaaatatgcctgcatttcaaaatgataaggTCGGACGTTGGTATCAATTTATAGTGTGTCTTCTCAGGTGcggaatgtaatttgtgctactgtcgGAAAACAGGTTGGATGCAGGACTCTGCTGTAAGGTgtaatgacaccatcagcaccTCTAGGATGTATTTAGCCTAGAGAGTAACCACCTATATAGGCCTACAATtgtcctcttttttcttcccggcataaaacaatttcagtgtttactataaaataaaaaaaaacaaaactattatTTCCACGTcacaaaaaactgaattttatgttaaatatagaaataattTTGAGGGGATATTTTATATCCTCATAATAAACCACACAGCTACATACCTAATAGGTATTTACAGGCTTTAATTTGACAAATGCAGCACCATATTAACAATGGTCAGTCAAAGAACAGTGCTCAGAGCACAATGCCTTTATTTGGGCTTTATTCAATATAGTTTCCCTTTATAACAGGGTCATGTCTGACTAATTACAACCTTGTTAAATGCTTATTAGACATTCTTAGGTGTAAATTGATGAACTTTACAAGAACATTGCACTCTACAATAAAGCAGAGAACATCTTAGTTCCTACCTGTGGGACCCTTATACGATATTCTTAAAGGTTAATTAGTGATATATTACAAGAAGACCGTACATTAAAATATAGCAGAGAACATGTTATGCCTTGACCCTTATTATTTTGGGGGTGGACTAGACACATCACATCAGACCATCTGTTTGGTGGCTGCACAATGTACTTCTGAAAGGGAAAGGCTAAATGAGcaaactgcatgtgtgaaaactGGCCTGTTTCAATCCTCTTTTTGCTGTGGGCCGCTCCTGCTACAAGCTAATGTTAAGCTAATGACCCGGTAGGTGTCATGGTGGAATAAAACGGACTCTGTCGGACAATTAATTCTCAAGATAACAACAAAGGATGACATAGGCCTGTGTGAGTATGAGAGGTAGGCTGGTACGTAGAACATGAATTTGTTTTGCTCTCCTTGAGGATTTAGCTACAAAAGCATTTCATGTCATTGCAGATCAACCTGCacaggagatggtggagactGACCCCAACCCAGATATTAGTCTGGGCCCACAGTCACTGCACACTGCTGGCCAAAGTAAGTGGGTGCACACTGCAAGGTGAGATGATGGCGCACCAGGCTGGAGACCTCACATGTGGAGAAGGGGACAGTTAATGATTCATCCTGTTACCACCTTTTAAAACTACATGTTGCTGGAAATGTTTGTATAGAAGTGGAAGTATAGAATTGTACACTATTCTACCTCTGGAAATGAATAAGGGTCTAACAGGAATTATGGTGTCCTCTGCTTTATTTATAAGTATGATTTTCTTGTAATGTGTCAATAATTAACCCCTAAGAATGTATTGTATGGGTCCCCCAGGTAGGACCAACCAcgtttctgctttattttagaTTACAATTTTCTTGTAATGTGTCATTATTActgcttttccaccaaaatgaGCACAGGTCTACATAGGTTTTTTAACTCTAGTCCTTGGATAGATGCATCCcaaattcattttctatttACTTGCCACCTGCGGATGTTGACAAAGTGTTTGATAACGCGTCATCACTATGCACTATGCAtcaaagctgagctgagctgaggtgAAAAAAACTTGTGTCTACTGAAGGGTCAACTGACCcgggtgtaaatgcagagtttacacACTCCCAGTTTTTAGGTGTATGGTGTATAATGAGGACATAAAATATCTAcatattttgtagtttttgtctAATTTAATGTAAATTCAGCTTGTTGCGACTAAGTTAGGATTcaacactattattattattttctaaaaaagaatatatttctAGTTTTTGCCTATCTTAATACAAAttattgattttcatgtttgaatagTGTACTTAGCTTTTAAACGTCTTTGTTCACTATCTAATAACGCCATAGTATTTCTAGTTTTTGCCTTATTTGGTACAAATGATGGcttataatgtgtttattagtttACTGTATAACGTGTATATTCACTGTCTAATACAGACCATATTATTTCCAATTtctaaatattattttctatttctattatttcttaaatttgacaaaaaatacaGCTTACTACATCTTACATGAACAACCCTCCAGAATAGGGATCATTGAAATGACGATACTCAACCCACCCTCACCTGGTTCAAATCTCTAGACTCAATAATCTCCAAATtatatctgaaaaacaaagcaccAAGAATTAAATtatcaactttaaaaaaaaacaaaatgacatggATGACTGTCATCAGTCCGTAGCAAACCAACTTCAATACATATTCAAATGGGTTTACCCCACCAATCAGAAAACACTTGGATATATATTGAAAAGATGTGACAGTTACTGTATCATGATTCATCTGTCAAGTAATGAGGTGTTTAAAAAGATAACTTCAATAATTTAGAGTAAGTTAAAAAGATACTGTAATGGTATATGTGGTCCTTTCCTTAAGTTCAAAGTTATCATCCattctgaaaagagaaaaacaaaccatacAGAATAGTATCACAGCCAGACTGAACACTAGCATACCATCAGACCAGGAGAAGACCTGTCTGTTTCTCCTGATGCCAACTTCTGGAACAAAATCtggcaaaaaatacaaatctacAACTAATACAAGATACTCCACAGAACTCACTTAAAATGGGAGTCACATCAGAAATGTGTACTAACAGCACTCgcaacaacactgacagttACATTCAGGCCATCTGGCACTGACACCTGTTCAGCAATTTTGGAGAAAAAGtcactttctgtcttcctgGGCTGCCACATCCCACTGTCCCCCTAACTGCATTTACTAGTTGACACATCAACTAACCTGAAACAAGCAAATGGTAAATTACTCATCATAGCCTTATCACCACGGAAACTATCCTCATGACCTGGAAatcaaagaacaacacaagTATTTCATAATCAAAAAAATACTTATGGATTAAATCTCTGGGGAAAAACTTATCTGCCTCCATCCAATtaactttgtcttttcttttctttcacttgtaAACCAATCATAAATTACATACACACCTATtgaaaacaaacccaacaatacacacaaactaagccaaaacaaaaaagactgtATTATTTAAagctttctttgtgtctgtgtgttacatGATGGTTGTAATGTTATTCATGGTTGTtactgatgttgctgttgtatgctgttttatattttagaatTTCCTGTGTAAATTGTTTGGAATCTACATAGAGGAAGAGCCAGCAAGAACGTATTTCGAACTGATTATGACAATCTAGCTTCCGAAATTTCAGACCCGGACCCGGACTCTCAGTAGGAATAATATTAAGACACAAACAATATCAAATTACTACACCAGTctttcagagacaaaaaaaacaattttagtGGATGTAACTTTGATGGTCAGCGTTGCCTTATAAAGGTTACGTTGCAGCCATTGCTGCTGTGTCGCGAGGCGATCAACTGGAAGAGTCCCAAAAGCCTTTTACGTGTGAGTCACTTACACACCCAAACATGGAAATATAAGGCCTAGGTTTAAAATTACTagaattaccctttaaatacCCTCCATCCACATCTGCATATGTCTGCATAAGTTTTTGCGACTTTTCGAAACTGACAATCATGTACACTTTATGCATAGATAGGCCACATGTACAGTGGTGTACCCTGTGGGTAGGGTTTAAACTTGACAaaaagttttggttttttggaTCTCTGGTGTGCAAGAACTTAGCACCTGAAGGGCACCAACACATCTGAGTCAGAGACCTATTGCCAACAAGGATCAACTGGTCAACTGCTTTACACTGCCTACTCTATGTCCACATGCATTTCACATGGCTGACATGCAAAATCTGTAAGGAGAAATGACTACAAACCATTTACTCTCAAAGAATTGAAAGACAAGCCAAGTTGAAAACAAGTTAGCATTTTCACACAATACTGACTCTGTTCAAATCATATGCTTATAATACTAATGAAGAATATGCCTGATTATAAGGTGTTGTAGAAGTGAAAGGTGAGAAGATACCAGCCAAATTAGTGAACTGCTGATTTGCGAGGTTGCATAGCCATCTTTCACTCAGTGAGATTAATGCAAGAACCAATTATATTAGCAGGTACAGATAAGatatataatattttctttttactcatCCGTGACATTTTTGTCAATGAAACTTGCCTATAAATAGAGCAGCTCTATATGTTATTCTGCAATGTAACAATGGTCCAGCAGCCTTGAGGCAAATGTTGGCATCATTAACAAGACACTGTTTATAgcatatatatagacacacacacacacacacagacatacatcCCACCTGCACTTTGTTGCTCTCCAGTCTGcttttattctcattatttgACTTGGCTGCCTTTTCTGCCACCTTCTTTTGCAGGTGAGGTCCCCGACCAAAAAAGATATAGTTGACGAAAGCGTACTCCAGCAAAgccagaaagacaaagacaaagcaaCCCATGAGGTAAATGTCGATGGCTTTGACATAGGGGATCTTGGGTAGAGTCTCTCTAAGGTGGGTGTTGATGGTGGTCATAGTCAGCACCGTGGTTATGCCTGCAGATGAACAGACGTAGAGGGAGGTCACAGTTAGATGGGGATCTACCCGCAACACTGCATACTGAGGGACCACAAAAAGTCATGTACACTCTTCTATGCAGCGCTGCTTTCAAAACAATGGCAATCACCATGACAAACCTTGTGGACATAGTTCCAATACAGAGAAAGCAACTGATGTGCAACACAGATAGCTTATAGCTATTGTTAATTTAACTCTTCCCCTTAGATGGGCTTTTACATGTACAACatgattaaaacttttttaaagtttttaatgGTCAACATGCTAAACACAGAGTCTGCATCCCCCTGAGAGTCTTGGTTTCTGTCAGCATGAAAATAAGATTACATCAGCTACACTGAAAGAGAATTGCGTTGCACTGGTAGGGAGAATGGTGTGACACGGCCTGATCATGGCTGTCCTCCCCCTGGGTAGTTTGACTCTACAaccagagggagggggggagttgTGGCCCAGGATGAACACTGTTTAATCACACCACAAACAAGACCAGAATTTGCCGTCGTGCTATTTATTCAATGTATTTTCCGTGGCTATCTGGTGTTAACGGGTTGAGCTTGTGATTTCCTTCCAGTTGGTTAGTAAAAAATTGCCAGTGGCAGAGTTGCTCCACCGGTAAACACGCCTGTGTCTCTGGGCACGTTAGGTGGGGCTGCTGCTGggctgtcctgctgctgctctgccacccAGCCTGTCCACTTTACCTAATGAGCTCAGAGAAGATGCACCTGTAACAGCTcattgtgctgttgtgtttttactgaggCAACTACAGCTCATAAAAAAGCATTGACACTGCCcctggctgtttgttttaagcaactgcaaagaaaaaacataaccATTAACAGCAGGCCACCACTGAACATTCCATTTGGATATAGCACGCTAGATAGCTAGttcttgtctgttttgtagTCTGCTTAAGCAGTAAATATTTTGCAGCCCACTGAGCTCCCTCTCTTGTTGTAAATCAGGCAGTCACCCCTGGGGGTGTGGACAGCTTAGAAAAGTCAAGAACAGGCACTTGGTTTTGCGCGCAACAATCTTTCTCCcatcaaaaatcataaaattgTAATTATTCCTGCAGATAATTTTTGGTCTTTAGCCCATGATGCTCATGTTTTAAGAAATTTGGGAAACTGGGGCAGAGAGACCAAGGAATCAAAACTGACACAATGCTGGTCCACTGTTACATGcactggaaacaaaatgaaaaaaataggCACAACAGTGTTTTGAGCAAAAGGTTGAACGATAGCATACTCATAATGATTGATGTAGAGATAATTctgtctggaccaaagtggtgaaCCAATCGACCAGTCATCAGAAACACTCTGTTACTTAGAGCCATGACAGTAACATGAATGAAAATTATGTTAGCAAACATAAAATTGCCACCACAACAAACCATTTaatgtaaaactaaaacatattAAATCACTGACCTAATGCTACTCTGGCAGCCGAGGCATCATAGTTGATCCAGAAAGAGACCCAGGACAGGATGGTGATCAGGGTGGACGGCATGTATGTTTGCAGGATGAAATAGCCGATGTTCCTCTTCAGCTTAAAGCTTAGGGACAGACGTGGATAAGAACCTGTGTAAGACAAAAGACAGGATTGCTTTTTCCTTGatttttacagtaaacaggTCCATGGGATGATATGACcttagtttgttttgtgtaactATGTCAACTAGCAGGTTAGAACAACTTGAGTTTGAGCCACCTTACAGTTTTGTGATAACCCAAAACAATAAAGCATTATTCCAATCATCTCAACATCTACCTTGTGATACAAATTAGACTTCTTATACATTTCAACCTTCACCAACCACCTTCTGGATGAACTCCTTACCTGTATTCATTCACATTAATTTTCATGGCACGGTATATCATATACAACACATCCATTCATACTCTGCAACCAGATGATTATCATAAGACAGAGCTCATATCTGAAACTAACAGACACTATATTTCACTTTATATCAATAATAATGTTGTATCTATATTGTTAAGTTTCATATGTAAGAACGAACGACATATACAAAACAAGAAGTTCACCAAGTCTCTACTGAAGTAAACCACAAGTAACTCTaaaggggaaaacattttttaattctccAGCTCCATATTGTATCAATCATGTTTCATGTTCTTTTAAACTAAAGACATAGAGAGTACAAAACTCACAAACAAGACGTTATTCCAACCATAACTGATAGTATCATACAGTCATGACTTTTCAGTGTTTACAATGTATGCAGATGTAAACAGTTTGAGCAACGTCGAAACAATGTGGGTAAACTGTACTGTGTGACTACTGTATTACCTGTGGCAAACACAGCTTTCTTGGAGAGGGTTTGGTAGTCTATGATGGAGAACTGGGGCAACTCGATGTTCTCCACCCCGGTGACTGAGCCTCTGTTGCTTCCTCCCTGCCAGTAGAACTCAATGTCATCAGTGGTGTATCCAtctgagagaggcagaagaaCACAACAAGTTAAACCTCCACGAAGAACAAGGACAGGCGTGTTAGGTTTCAGGAGCAATGTAGTAAATATGAACAGAGTGCTATTACAAACTGACTACTGAGATCAGGAGCCCGTCATAATGAACAAAGGCACaacactcccctcctctctgtacaTATAGGATGTACAAATTAGTCTATGTCAGGAAGTAGAGAGGTAAAAATGTTCTTGAAGAGTCTTGAACCATTCATAAACTGAGGAACCTCCAAAAGGAGCGAGCAGTATGACAGAGACAAACTTAGTCTTTCAGATACAAATGTGATTCACAAACTGGAGCTGAACTGTAGCTCAGAAGGTGAAGCAGGTCATCAAATAGTCAGACTATTActggttcagttccctggcTCCCCAGGCTGCTTATCAACGTATCCAGGAGTAAGATTCTGAATCCCAAATTGCTCCTAATGAGCAGATTGGCACCtcgcatggcagcctctgccatcagtgtatgaatgtgtgtgtgaatgggtgaatgtgacaagtgctgGAAAGTTCTTTGAGCAATCAGAAGGCTGGAGAAGCACTTTAGAAATACAAGTCCATTTACAAACTTGATGGGTaaaattctttttttcagtcaaaacagAAGTCAAGACACTCAAAAGAAGCAATTTTATAGTTTGAGTTTTTAAACTACAGCCGACTGTAACTAAAGGTGGTTTTGTCATTATTTGGCGGTGTGGAAATTGCCACATGGTGATAGGTGGCACTATATGACTGAAAATTGTAACCTCAGTCACTCAAAGATAGTTTCTGGTATCAACTGTAAATTGTCCTCCTTGATCTTATCAACTAATTCCTGTTTCTGGTGTTCATGGTCATCATAGGTTTGTACTGTTAGCAACCAGGTTAGTGTTAGAGTAACCAGAGCAACTACAGTTACATGTTGCTAGGTGTGCCATGGCTCTGGCCCATTGTGCTGGGACAAAGACATCAGACTTTGACTCTGAACACCATGAGTGGGTCCAGAAAATAGATGGATGAATCAATTGACAGTCATATAAATAGAAATCACAATTAATACACATCCCCCCCATTCCATAAATTATTGCATGTAATGTTTCACTGCAGTTATCAAACTGGAAAGCCTATTTTAATTCTTGACTATTAAGATGAACAGGAAAAGTCTCAAAAAGGTTCTGTGTTCATAAGGAGTGAGTCACtgtgataacaaaaacaatatcttataatattattttattattttgagaaaaaaaaaactgtcttaaAATGCATTAAGGAAAGAATAATCCATCTAGTCCATCTACAGAGGTTTGCTGTAGTTTGTGAGCTTTATTAGAAGTCtgctgtatatatgtatatatatatatatatatatatatatatatatatatatatatatatatatatatatatatatatatatacatatacatatatatatatatatatatatatatatatatatatatatatatatatatatatatatatatatatatatatatataaccagTGGTTAATGCTCAATAAAAGGAATGTGCTGAACAGTCTTAATGCCAatatagacaaaacaaaaaagtagcATC is a window from the Acanthopagrus latus isolate v.2019 chromosome 16, fAcaLat1.1, whole genome shotgun sequence genome containing:
- the gabrb1 gene encoding gamma-aminobutyric acid receptor subunit beta-1, translated to MWSTLDRGCWGVCCLSLLATVVCGAQSANEPSNMSYVKATVDKLLKGYDIRLRPDFGGAPVDVGMSIDIASIDMVSEVNMDYTITMYFQQSWRDKRLSYTGIPLNLTLDNRVADQLWVPDTYFINDKKSFVHGVTVKNRMIRLHPDGTVLYGLRITTTAACMMDLRRYPLDEQNCTLEIESYGYTTDDIEFYWQGGSNRGSVTGVENIELPQFSIIDYQTLSKKAVFATGSYPRLSLSFKLKRNIGYFILQTYMPSTLITILSWVSFWINYDASAARVALGITTVLTMTTINTHLRETLPKIPYVKAIDIYLMGCFVFVFLALLEYAFVNYIFFGRGPHLQKKVAEKAAKSNNENKSRLESNKVQVDAHGNILLTNLTSEMGGADMMGALNDPRATMFSYDSASIQYRKPMTSRDLYGRPAIDRPMGHKKGRLRRRASQLKVKIPDLTDVNAIDKWSRVVFPIAFTFFNLVYWLYYVH